The genomic stretch GCCGATTCTGCCCTTGAGTCCGAACTCACCGCCGCCGACGTCGAACTGGAGCCTGGAGTACTGGTCTCCACCGCGCGACGCGTAATTCATGGCGATGTGACTAAACCGCCCGCGTTCGCGCAGGGCCGCGTTCATTTCCAGGACGAGGCTTCGCAACTCATAGCGCTGCTGGTTCCCGGAGGTCGCCGCATTCTGGATTGCTGCGCTGCCCCCGGCGGCAAGTCCTCCGCGCTCAGCGAGCAGCATCCGGAAGCGCTCGTTTTCGCTGTGGACCTTCATTCGCACCGCGCCCGCCTGCTGCGCCAGCTGGTGCGCGCGCCCAACGTGCGCATCGCCGCTGCCGACGCCACCCGCCTGCCCTTCGCCGGCGGCTTTGACGCTGTGCTCGCCGACGTGCCTTGTTCGGGCACAGGAACACTGGCCCGCAATCCCGAAATCAAGTGGCGTCTCCGGCCGGAAGACCTTCATGACCTGCATACGGGCCAGGTCGCCATTCTCGGCGCCGTACTTGACCAGACCGCGGATGGAGGCTGCGTGGTCTACTCCACCTGCTCGCTCGAGCCGGAAGAGGATGAACAAGTCGTGGAAGAAGTTGTGGCCCAGCGGAGCGACGTGCGTCTGATCGACTGCCGCGAGCAGCTCATGCGCCTTCAGGCTGCGAGGTTGTTGGTGTGGAGCGATCTCGACTCGCTCCTCCGGGGTCCTTACCTGCGCACGCTTCCCGGCGTGCATCCCTGCGACGGCTTCTTCGCCGCCATCCTGGAGCGCCGGCCGCGCTAGGGAATGAACGTGCTGCGCCTCATCGCGTGATCTCGAAGTGCACCACGGTGCCGGGCGTCACCCGTGTCCCCGGGGCGGGCAATTGCCGGCTGACGACGGTCGGTTTCGAAATGGATGGAATCTCCCCTGCCGTGGGCTCGCCGAACACCACCGTGACGTTCCCCACCAGCAGGCCTGCCTGCTCCACGGCTGCCGACGCCTCGGCCAGCGGCTGTCCCACCAGGTCCGGCATGACGAACGCTTCCGTCTCGCGCGGCGCGGTCACCAGCAGGCTGACGCGCGGGGAAGCGGTCGGCCCGCCAAAGGGCGGCGGGCTTTGCGCCACCACCTGGTCTTCCGGAAGGTCAGGCAGATGGATGACGGCCACGTTGCCCACCTCCAGCCCCCGGCGCGCCACGTTGATCTCTGCGGCGCGCGGGCTCTGGCCCACCACGCTGGGCACTTCGGCGCGCTGCGACCCCAGGCTCACCGCCACTCGCACCCGCCATCCGCCGCGCACCTTGGTTCCCGCCGGCGGCTGTTGCGAAACGATGCGGCCTTCCGGCACATCGGCGCTGTAGAAGCGGCTCTCCACCTCCAACCGCAGCCCCTGCGGCCGCAAGGTCCGCTCCGCCTCTACCGGCGCCATGCCCACCAGCCTGGGAATCTCCACTTCGCGGCCATGGATGGCCCAGCGCATGGCCATCAGCGCCGACACCATGGCCACGAACACCAGCATCACTCCCATCAGCAAGCCGCGAAAGATGCGCTTCGCCGTCATCCCTTCCTGTCAGTGTGCCAGAGTGCGGGTTCCGTGAGAAGATGTGTGCTTCATTTCCCGGCGAACGCTCCCGCGCGTCCGCGGAAAGGACCCGCCCCATGACCCGCGAAGAAATCGTGCGCAAGCAAAAGGAATTCATCTTCCCCAGTATCGCCACCTACTATCAGGAGGCGTTGCCGCTGGATCGCGGTTCCATGCAGCACGTCTGGGATGTGGACGGGCGCAAGTACCTGGATTTCTTCGGCGGCATCGTCACCATCAGCGTGGGTCACGCCAACCCGCGCATCATCGAGAAAACCAAGGCGCAGATCGAAAAGCTCCAGCACGTCTCCACCTGCTTTCCCACTGAACCTATGGTGGCGCTGGCGGAAAAGATCGCCGAGATCACGCCCGGCGCGCTCAAGAAGTCGTTCTTCACCAACAGCGGCACGGAAGCCAATGAAACCGCGGTGCAGATCGCGCGCATGCACACCGGCAACTTCGAAATCGTGGCCCTGCGCCACGGCTACAGCGGGCGGTCGTCGGTGGCGCGCGCCATGACCGGCCTGCACACCTGGCGCAAGGGGACCATCGAGGTGGGCGTGGTGCACGCCATGAACCCCTACTGCTACCGCTGCCCGCTGGGCCTGAAGTATCCGGAGTGCGACATCGCCTGCGTCAAGGACATCGAGCAGGTCATTCAGACTTCCACCTCGGGGCGCATCGCGGCGCTTCTGTCCGAGCCCATCCAGGGGGTGGCCGGTTTCATCACTCCGCCCAAGGAGTACTTCAAGCTGGCGTTCAACATCGTGCGCCAGTACGGCGGTGACTTCATCGCCGATGAAGTCCAGACCGCCTGGGGACGCACCGGGCACAAGTGGTTCGGTATCGAGCACTGGGAGGTCGAGCCCGACATCCTCACCTCCGCCAAGGGTCTGGGGAACGGCGTGCCCGTCGGACTCACCGTCGCCCGGCCGGAGATCGCCGATTCTTTCCAGGGGCTGACCATCTCCACCTTTGGCGGCAACCCGGTCACCTGCGTCACCGCCAAGGCCGTCATCGACCTGATCGAGGAAGACGACCTGCGCACCAACGCTGCCGTGGTCGGCGGCTACTTCCGGGAGAAGCTGGAGGAGCTTCAGGAGAAGCACCCGCTCATCGGCGACGTGCGCGGTATGGGCCTGATGCAGGCCATGGAGCTGGTCACGGACCGCAAGTCGAAGGAGCCGGCCACTGCGGCCACGCTCGCCCTGATGGAAGAAGCACGCAAACGCGGGCTGCTCATCGGCCGCGGCGGGCTGCACGGCAACGTCATCCGCATGTCTCCGCCGCTCAACATCTCGAAGAGCGACGTCGACGAAGCTACGCGCATCCTGGACCAATGCTTCGTGGCAGTGGAGGAAGCACGAATGGCGGGAACGGCGCGGTAGAGCCGGATCCGTTAATGCGCTTCGCCGTCCCCCGGTGTTTCGTCCGGCGTGTCGATCTTCTGGGCGATGGCCGTGGGCGGAATGGGCGGCGCGGGAATGAACTCCTCGCCGTCGCGACCTTCGAGCGCCACCTTCATGAAGTCCATCCAGATGGGCAGGGCCGCCTGGCCGCCGGTTTCCCTTGAGCCCAGCGTCTTCTTTTCGTCGAAGCCGACCCAGACGCCGCAGGTGAGCGAAGGGGAAAAGCCCATGAACCAGGCGTCGGTGAAGTCGTTG from Terriglobales bacterium encodes the following:
- a CDS encoding aspartate aminotransferase family protein — encoded protein: MTREEIVRKQKEFIFPSIATYYQEALPLDRGSMQHVWDVDGRKYLDFFGGIVTISVGHANPRIIEKTKAQIEKLQHVSTCFPTEPMVALAEKIAEITPGALKKSFFTNSGTEANETAVQIARMHTGNFEIVALRHGYSGRSSVARAMTGLHTWRKGTIEVGVVHAMNPYCYRCPLGLKYPECDIACVKDIEQVIQTSTSGRIAALLSEPIQGVAGFITPPKEYFKLAFNIVRQYGGDFIADEVQTAWGRTGHKWFGIEHWEVEPDILTSAKGLGNGVPVGLTVARPEIADSFQGLTISTFGGNPVTCVTAKAVIDLIEEDDLRTNAAVVGGYFREKLEELQEKHPLIGDVRGMGLMQAMELVTDRKSKEPATAATLALMEEARKRGLLIGRGGLHGNVIRMSPPLNISKSDVDEATRILDQCFVAVEEARMAGTAR
- the rsmB gene encoding 16S rRNA (cytosine(967)-C(5))-methyltransferase RsmB, which codes for MPVSPARAAAFDILLRVEQQSAYADELLHSQILHPLSLLDRALATELVMGVLRWRSRLDSALARLSRQPLEKLDTEVLVALRMAAYQLGFLDRIPAHAAVDESVELTKRAGKRFAAPFVNAVLRRLAKTPRALRPAAAPPADAADLAEQYAHPPWLVERWAQGLGLETAVRICRYDQQPPQATLRIADSALESELTAADVELEPGVLVSTARRVIHGDVTKPPAFAQGRVHFQDEASQLIALLVPGGRRILDCCAAPGGKSSALSEQHPEALVFAVDLHSHRARLLRQLVRAPNVRIAAADATRLPFAGGFDAVLADVPCSGTGTLARNPEIKWRLRPEDLHDLHTGQVAILGAVLDQTADGGCVVYSTCSLEPEEDEQVVEEVVAQRSDVRLIDCREQLMRLQAARLLVWSDLDSLLRGPYLRTLPGVHPCDGFFAAILERRPR
- a CDS encoding PASTA domain-containing protein; this encodes MTAKRIFRGLLMGVMLVFVAMVSALMAMRWAIHGREVEIPRLVGMAPVEAERTLRPQGLRLEVESRFYSADVPEGRIVSQQPPAGTKVRGGWRVRVAVSLGSQRAEVPSVVGQSPRAAEINVARRGLEVGNVAVIHLPDLPEDQVVAQSPPPFGGPTASPRVSLLVTAPRETEAFVMPDLVGQPLAEASAAVEQAGLLVGNVTVVFGEPTAGEIPSISKPTVVSRQLPAPGTRVTPGTVVHFEITR